A single genomic interval of Shewanella psychropiezotolerans harbors:
- a CDS encoding PDC sensor domain-containing protein, which translates to MKHEFTQAPMKEVDKLSSLSFNLTIWFLILSLLPLTIVAWFSYQQAKQSLVDAAEEELTQSSLLSVQSIESWFNYRMVDLNVEAESINAGLILNSLSEGKLSSGKKADEYVTSYDWTKRVDGLQNDLIVLSRQYDYISDIFLIDLDGDILYSVVSNDAKGKNVFSANLVASQFTQSLKVTMDSGKANFSGLERSPLSQGQITGFISAPFSMNLALLSGSMLSN; encoded by the coding sequence ATGAAACATGAGTTCACACAAGCACCGATGAAAGAGGTAGACAAGCTAAGCTCTTTAAGCTTCAACCTGACTATCTGGTTCTTGATCTTATCCTTACTGCCTCTGACAATTGTTGCCTGGTTCAGTTATCAGCAGGCCAAGCAGAGTCTGGTCGATGCAGCTGAAGAGGAGTTAACTCAGTCTTCGCTGCTGAGTGTACAGTCCATTGAGAGCTGGTTTAATTATCGCATGGTAGACCTCAACGTCGAAGCCGAATCTATCAATGCCGGGCTTATTTTGAATTCACTCTCTGAGGGGAAGCTATCCAGTGGTAAAAAAGCTGATGAATATGTGACGAGTTACGATTGGACCAAGCGAGTCGATGGCCTGCAAAACGACCTTATCGTATTAAGTCGTCAATATGACTATATCAGCGATATATTCTTGATTGATCTCGATGGTGACATTCTTTATTCCGTGGTGAGTAATGATGCGAAAGGCAAAAATGTCTTCTCGGCCAATTTAGTGGCCTCGCAGTTTACTCAAAGTTTAAAAGTGACCATGGACTCTGGTAAGGCTAACTTTTCTGGCTTGGAGAGGAGCCCATTGAGCCAAGGTCAAATCACAGGCTTTATTTCTGCCCCGTTCTCGATGAATTTGGCGCTCCTATCGGGGTCTATGTTATCGAATTAA